A DNA window from Roseovarius sp. Pro17 contains the following coding sequences:
- a CDS encoding NAD(P)H-dependent oxidoreductase subunit E, whose translation MGADQGSGVWKSGRGKGRVTPKGRQLDDAAWADVKALLEGREVRRDLLIEFLHLIQDKFGHLSAAHLRALAEEMRLGMAEIYEVATFYAHFDVVKEGETPPPALTIRVCDSLSCELAGAQELKSALEKGYDPAEVRVLRAPCMGRCDTAPVLELGHAHIDHATPEKVKAAIEAGDTHPHIPDYEALEAYRADGGYKVLAQIRKDGNFETLQQTLLDGGLRGLGGAGFPSGKKWGFVRDAAGPRYLAVNGDEGEPGTFKDRYHLERTPHLFLEGMLIAAWAVEAQTCFIYMRDEYPAVLEILAREIAALEDAGIAPNGYIEVRRGAGAYICGEESAMIESIEGKRGIPRHRPPFVAQVGVFNRPTLVNNVETLHWVTRILREGGEILSGVEKNGRKGMRSYSVSGRVKNPGVHLLPAGSTITDIIEAAGGMLDGHAFKAYQPGGPSSGLLPASMNDIPLDFDTLQPHGTFIGSAAVVVLSDKDSAKQAALNMLRFFEDESCGQCTPCRVGCEKAVKLMEADKWDQPLLDELCTAMADASICGLGQAAPNPIRSAMKHFPEEI comes from the coding sequence ATGGGCGCGGATCAAGGTAGCGGTGTATGGAAATCCGGGCGTGGCAAGGGTCGCGTCACGCCAAAAGGCCGTCAACTCGACGACGCAGCCTGGGCCGACGTCAAGGCGCTGTTGGAGGGTCGCGAAGTTCGGCGCGATCTATTGATCGAATTCCTGCACCTCATTCAGGACAAGTTCGGGCACCTGTCTGCCGCGCACCTGCGCGCGCTGGCCGAGGAAATGCGTCTTGGCATGGCCGAAATCTATGAGGTCGCCACGTTTTACGCCCATTTCGACGTGGTCAAAGAGGGCGAGACACCCCCGCCCGCGCTGACAATCCGCGTCTGCGATTCGCTTAGCTGTGAACTGGCTGGCGCGCAGGAACTGAAATCGGCGTTGGAAAAGGGCTATGACCCTGCGGAGGTCCGCGTGCTGCGCGCGCCCTGCATGGGTCGCTGCGATACCGCGCCGGTTCTGGAACTGGGCCACGCCCATATCGACCACGCCACACCCGAAAAGGTGAAGGCGGCAATCGAGGCGGGTGACACCCATCCGCATATTCCCGATTACGAGGCGCTCGAGGCCTATCGCGCCGATGGCGGCTACAAGGTGCTTGCCCAAATTCGCAAGGACGGCAATTTCGAGACGCTTCAGCAGACGCTGCTGGATGGGGGTCTTCGTGGCCTCGGCGGCGCTGGTTTCCCGTCGGGTAAAAAATGGGGTTTTGTGCGCGACGCTGCTGGCCCGCGCTACCTTGCCGTCAATGGCGACGAGGGCGAGCCGGGCACATTCAAGGACCGCTACCACCTGGAGCGTACGCCCCACCTCTTTCTAGAGGGCATGCTGATCGCCGCTTGGGCGGTCGAGGCGCAGACTTGTTTTATCTACATGCGCGACGAATATCCCGCCGTGCTGGAAATCCTGGCCCGCGAAATTGCGGCGCTCGAAGACGCCGGGATCGCGCCCAATGGATATATCGAAGTGCGGCGCGGCGCGGGTGCGTATATCTGCGGCGAAGAGAGCGCGATGATCGAATCCATTGAGGGCAAGCGCGGCATTCCGCGCCACCGTCCGCCATTTGTGGCGCAGGTCGGCGTGTTCAATCGCCCGACGCTGGTGAACAACGTCGAGACCCTGCACTGGGTCACGCGCATCCTGCGCGAGGGCGGCGAGATCCTGTCGGGCGTCGAGAAAAATGGCCGCAAGGGCATGCGCAGCTATTCCGTTTCGGGGCGGGTCAAGAACCCCGGCGTGCATTTGCTGCCTGCTGGATCGACCATCACCGATATCATCGAGGCCGCGGGCGGTATGCTGGATGGCCACGCCTTTAAGGCTTATCAGCCGGGTGGTCCGTCCTCGGGCCTGTTGCCTGCGTCGATGAACGATATCCCGCTCGATTTTGATACGTTGCAACCGCATGGCACCTTCATCGGGTCCGCCGCTGTCGTCGTTCTCAGCGACAAGGACAGCGCCAAGCAGGCCGCGCTGAACATGCTGCGGTTCTTTGAGGATGAAAGCTGCGGCCAATGCACCCCCTGCCGGGTAGGCTGCGAAAAAGCGGTCAAACTGATGGAAGCGGACAAGTGGGATCAGCCGTTGCTCGATGAGCTTTGTACAGCCATGGCCGATGCATCCATCTGCGGGCTTGGCCAGGCGGCGCCGAATCCGATACGCTCAGCGATGAAGCACTTCCCGGAGGAAATCTGA
- the fdhF gene encoding formate dehydrogenase subunit alpha, producing the protein MLDTNTETVTFTLDGAEVTAPKGMTIWEISHGRGLIIPNLCHKPEPGYRPDGNCRACMVEVEGERVLVASCIREPGEGMVVKTDTARAKSARKMVMEMLVADQPKPEVAHDKSSHMWDMAAMQGVETSRFPKLEEGHIPLLDDSHVAMSVNLDACIQCGLCVRACREVQVNDVIGMAGRGHNAYPVFDFDDPMGESTCVACGECVQACPTGALMPSTVVDENQVGDSADFDSETKSICPFCGVGCQISLKVKDGKVKYVEGLNGPANEGRLCVKGRFGFDYIHHPHRLTKPLIRREDAPAKGLNVDPGNWQAHFREAEWDEALDLAAGRLKGRGREVAGFGSAKCTNEEAYLFQKLIRQGFGHNNVDHCTRLCHASSVAALIENVGSGAVTATFNEIENADVAIAIGCNPVENHPVAATYFKQFTQRGGKLIVMDPRGQGLKRFASHMLQFRPGADVSMLNAIMHTIVEEKLYDQQYVDAYTENWEAQKEHLADFSPEKMEGICGISAETLREVARTFAGAKSAMIFWGMGVSQHIHGTDNSRCLISLALMCGQVGRPGAGLHPLRGQNNVQGASDAGLVPMFLPDYQSVTDDGVRNAFTEVWGSEDFSSQKGLTVTEIMDAVHDGDIKAMYILGENPAMSDPDVEHARDALAKLDHLVVQDIFLTETANYADVILPASAFAEKSGTVTNTNRQVQMARPALPPMGDAREDWKITIDLANRLGLNWSYDSPADIFAEMKLNMRSLDNITWERLENEGAVTYPSLSPTDPGQAIVFGDGFPRPEGRARFTPASIIAPDDVPDEEYPMILTTGRQLEHWHTGSMTRRSKVLDAVEPEANCSLHPSTLRKLGVEPGEHVRLTTKRGTISIMARADRAIAPDMVFLPFAFVEAAANILTNPAIDPYGKIPEFKFSAVKVEADNTTSVAAE; encoded by the coding sequence ATGCTCGATACGAATACGGAGACAGTCACTTTCACGCTCGACGGCGCCGAAGTTACCGCACCCAAGGGCATGACGATCTGGGAAATCAGCCACGGTCGTGGCCTGATCATCCCCAACCTCTGCCACAAGCCGGAGCCGGGCTATCGCCCCGACGGCAACTGCCGCGCCTGCATGGTCGAGGTCGAGGGCGAGCGGGTCCTCGTCGCCTCGTGCATCCGCGAGCCGGGCGAGGGGATGGTCGTCAAGACCGATACCGCGCGTGCCAAATCGGCCCGAAAAATGGTGATGGAAATGCTGGTCGCCGACCAGCCCAAGCCCGAGGTTGCGCACGACAAATCCAGCCACATGTGGGACATGGCCGCGATGCAAGGCGTCGAGACCAGCCGCTTTCCCAAGCTGGAAGAGGGCCACATCCCACTGCTGGATGACAGCCACGTCGCGATGAGCGTTAACCTTGATGCCTGTATCCAATGCGGCCTGTGCGTGCGCGCCTGCCGCGAGGTTCAGGTGAACGACGTGATCGGCATGGCCGGGCGCGGGCATAATGCCTATCCAGTATTCGATTTCGATGATCCCATGGGCGAGAGCACCTGCGTCGCCTGCGGCGAGTGCGTTCAGGCTTGTCCGACCGGCGCGCTGATGCCGTCGACCGTTGTGGACGAAAATCAGGTTGGCGACAGCGCCGATTTCGATTCCGAGACCAAGAGCATCTGCCCGTTCTGCGGCGTCGGCTGCCAGATTTCGCTCAAGGTCAAGGATGGCAAGGTCAAGTATGTCGAGGGTCTGAATGGCCCCGCCAACGAGGGGCGGCTGTGCGTCAAAGGTCGCTTTGGCTTTGACTATATTCATCACCCCCACCGCCTGACCAAGCCGTTGATCCGTCGCGAAGACGCGCCCGCAAAGGGTCTGAACGTCGATCCCGGCAATTGGCAGGCGCACTTCCGCGAGGCCGAGTGGGACGAGGCGCTGGACCTTGCCGCTGGCCGACTAAAAGGTCGCGGACGCGAGGTCGCCGGTTTCGGCAGCGCAAAATGCACCAACGAAGAGGCGTATCTGTTCCAGAAGCTGATCCGCCAGGGCTTTGGCCATAATAACGTCGATCACTGCACGCGTCTGTGCCACGCATCCTCTGTGGCGGCCTTGATCGAAAACGTTGGTTCGGGCGCTGTCACGGCGACCTTCAACGAGATTGAAAATGCCGACGTGGCAATCGCCATCGGCTGTAACCCGGTTGAAAACCACCCCGTTGCCGCCACTTATTTCAAGCAGTTCACCCAGCGCGGTGGCAAGCTGATCGTGATGGACCCGCGCGGACAAGGGCTCAAGCGGTTCGCGTCCCATATGCTGCAATTCCGCCCCGGTGCGGATGTGTCGATGCTGAACGCCATCATGCACACGATCGTCGAGGAAAAGCTGTACGATCAGCAATATGTCGACGCCTACACCGAGAATTGGGAAGCTCAAAAGGAGCATCTGGCCGACTTTTCACCGGAAAAGATGGAAGGTATCTGCGGCATCTCGGCGGAAACGCTGCGCGAGGTCGCGCGTACCTTTGCCGGTGCGAAATCTGCGATGATCTTTTGGGGCATGGGTGTCAGCCAGCACATTCACGGCACGGATAATTCGCGCTGCCTGATTTCGCTGGCTCTCATGTGCGGTCAGGTCGGGCGCCCCGGTGCGGGTCTGCACCCGCTGCGTGGACAGAACAACGTGCAGGGCGCGTCTGACGCGGGCCTCGTGCCGATGTTCCTGCCCGACTATCAAAGCGTCACGGATGACGGTGTGCGCAATGCCTTTACCGAGGTTTGGGGCAGCGAAGATTTTAGCAGCCAGAAGGGCCTGACTGTGACCGAGATCATGGATGCGGTCCATGATGGCGACATCAAGGCGATGTATATTCTGGGTGAAAACCCGGCCATGTCCGACCCCGATGTCGAACATGCCCGTGATGCGCTGGCCAAGCTGGATCATCTGGTCGTGCAGGATATTTTCCTGACCGAAACGGCGAACTATGCCGATGTGATCCTGCCCGCCTCGGCTTTTGCCGAGAAATCGGGCACGGTGACCAACACCAACCGTCAGGTGCAGATGGCCCGACCCGCCCTGCCGCCCATGGGGGACGCGCGTGAGGATTGGAAAATAACCATCGATCTGGCAAATCGGCTGGGCCTGAATTGGTCCTATGACTCGCCCGCCGATATCTTTGCCGAGATGAAGCTGAACATGCGCAGTCTCGACAATATCACGTGGGAGCGGTTGGAGAATGAGGGCGCAGTGACCTATCCGTCGCTGTCGCCCACGGACCCCGGTCAGGCCATCGTGTTTGGCGACGGCTTCCCCCGTCCAGAGGGCCGGGCGCGGTTTACGCCAGCATCGATCATCGCCCCCGATGACGTGCCGGACGAAGAATATCCGATGATCCTGACCACTGGTCGCCAGCTGGAGCATTGGCATACAGGTTCAATGACGCGCCGGTCCAAAGTGCTGGACGCGGTGGAGCCTGAAGCGAACTGCTCGCTTCATCCCAGCACGCTACGCAAGCTGGGTGTTGAACCGGGCGAACATGTGCGACTGACCACCAAGCGCGGCACGATCAGCATCATGGCGCGGGCCGACCGCGCTATCGCACCCGACATGGTGTTCCTGCCCTTCGCATTCGTCGAAGCGGCCGCGAATATCCTGACCAACCCGGCAATCGACCCCTACGGCAAAATTCCGGAATTCAAATTTTCCGCCGTAAAAGTCGAAGCCGATAACACCACATCCGTCGCCGCAGAGTGA
- a CDS encoding formate--tetrahydrofolate ligase, whose translation MAYKSDIEIARAAQKKPIQEVGDKLGIPSEHLLPYGHDKAKVSQAYIDSVQGNKNGKLILVTAINPTPAGEGKTTTTVGLGDGLNRIGKKAMVCIREASLGPNFGMKGGAAGGGYAQVVPMDDMNLHFTGDFHAITSAHSLLSAMIDNHIYWGNELEIDIRRVVWRRVVDMNDRALRQITASLGGVANGFPREAGFDITVASEVMAILCLAKNLKDLEERLGSMIVAYRRDHSPVFCRDIEAQGAMTVLLKDAMQPNLVQTLENNPAFVHGGPFANIAHGCNSVTATSTALKIAEYVVTEAGFGADLGAEKFMNIKCRKAGLAPDCVVLVATVRAMKMNGGVAKNDLGAENVDAVKEGCSNLGRHIGNLKSFGVPVVVAINHFVNDTDAEVAAVKEYVKSQGSEAVLSRHWELGSEGSADLAKRVVEIAESGESNFKPIYPDDMPLFEKIETIAKKIYHADGVVADSKIRNQLKLWEEQGYGNLPICMAKTQYSFTTDPSVRGAPTGHSVPVREVRLSAGAGFVVVVCGEIMTMPGLPRVPSAQSIRLNDSGEIEGLF comes from the coding sequence ATGGCCTACAAAAGCGATATCGAAATTGCGCGCGCCGCGCAAAAGAAGCCGATCCAGGAGGTTGGTGACAAGTTGGGAATTCCCAGCGAGCATCTGCTGCCCTACGGCCACGACAAGGCAAAGGTGAGCCAAGCCTATATCGATAGCGTCCAAGGCAACAAGAACGGCAAGCTGATTCTGGTCACGGCCATCAACCCGACCCCGGCGGGCGAGGGCAAGACGACGACGACTGTCGGTCTGGGCGACGGCCTGAACCGCATCGGCAAGAAGGCGATGGTGTGTATCCGCGAGGCCTCGCTGGGTCCGAACTTTGGCATGAAGGGCGGCGCCGCAGGCGGCGGTTACGCTCAGGTCGTGCCGATGGACGACATGAACCTGCACTTTACAGGTGACTTCCACGCGATCACCTCTGCGCACAGCCTGCTGTCGGCCATGATCGACAACCACATCTATTGGGGCAACGAGCTGGAGATCGACATCCGCCGCGTCGTCTGGCGCCGGGTCGTCGACATGAACGACCGCGCGCTGCGCCAGATCACGGCATCGCTGGGCGGGGTTGCCAACGGCTTCCCGCGTGAAGCTGGCTTTGACATCACCGTGGCCTCCGAAGTCATGGCGATCCTCTGCCTTGCCAAGAACCTCAAGGATTTAGAAGAGCGTCTGGGTAGCATGATCGTGGCCTATCGCCGCGACCACAGCCCCGTCTTCTGCCGCGATATCGAGGCACAGGGTGCAATGACTGTCCTGCTAAAGGACGCGATGCAGCCGAACCTGGTGCAGACACTGGAGAACAACCCGGCCTTCGTGCACGGTGGCCCATTCGCCAACATCGCACACGGCTGTAACTCGGTCACAGCCACTTCTACGGCGCTGAAAATCGCCGAATATGTGGTGACTGAGGCAGGCTTTGGTGCGGATCTGGGCGCTGAGAAGTTCATGAACATCAAGTGCCGCAAGGCCGGTCTTGCGCCTGATTGCGTGGTTCTGGTGGCGACAGTGCGTGCCATGAAGATGAACGGCGGCGTAGCCAAAAACGATCTGGGCGCTGAGAATGTGGATGCCGTCAAGGAAGGTTGTTCCAACCTCGGCCGTCATATCGGCAACCTCAAAAGCTTTGGGGTGCCTGTCGTCGTCGCGATCAACCATTTCGTCAACGACACCGACGCCGAAGTCGCTGCTGTCAAGGAATACGTCAAGAGCCAAGGCTCTGAGGCGGTCCTGTCGCGTCATTGGGAACTGGGTAGTGAAGGCAGCGCGGACCTCGCAAAGCGCGTCGTCGAAATCGCCGAAAGCGGTGAGAGCAACTTCAAGCCGATCTACCCCGACGATATGCCCCTATTCGAAAAGATCGAAACGATCGCCAAGAAGATCTATCACGCCGATGGTGTGGTGGCTGACAGCAAAATCCGCAATCAGCTGAAGCTGTGGGAAGAGCAGGGCTATGGCAATCTGCCGATCTGCATGGCCAAGACGCAGTACAGCTTTACCACCGATCCCAGCGTGCGTGGCGCGCCGACAGGGCATAGCGTGCCGGTGCGCGAAGTGCGTCTGAGCGCGGGTGCGGGATTCGTCGTCGTCGTCTGCGGCGAGATCATGACGATGCCGGGCCTGCCGCGCGTTCCGTCGGCGCAGTCGATCCGTCTGAACGACAGTGGTGAGATCGAAGGACTGTTTTAA
- the folD gene encoding bifunctional methylenetetrahydrofolate dehydrogenase/methenyltetrahydrofolate cyclohydrolase FolD yields the protein MTAQVIDGKAFAAEVRGKVAEHVARLKDKHDLVPGLAVVLVGEDPASQVYVRSKGKQTTEVGMKSVEHKLDVETSQEDLLALIDTLNNDDSINGILVQLPLPKHIDEDLVINSIDPTKDVDGFHISNVGLLGTGQKSMVPCTPLGCLMMLRHHHGSLSGMDAVVIGRSNIVGKPMAQLLLGDSCTVTIAHSRTKDLADVVRRADIVVAAVGRPEMVPGDWIKEGATVIDVGINRIEKDDGKTKLVGDVDYESCAARAGAITPVPGGVGPMTIACLLANTLTATCRANGLEEPEGLTV from the coding sequence ATGACGGCTCAGGTGATTGACGGCAAGGCCTTTGCGGCCGAGGTACGTGGCAAGGTGGCAGAGCATGTGGCCCGCCTGAAGGACAAGCACGATCTGGTGCCGGGACTGGCGGTCGTTCTGGTCGGCGAAGACCCTGCAAGTCAGGTCTACGTGCGCTCGAAAGGCAAGCAGACGACAGAGGTCGGCATGAAAAGCGTCGAGCACAAGCTGGACGTCGAGACATCACAAGAGGATCTGCTGGCGCTGATCGACACGCTGAACAACGATGACAGCATTAACGGCATTCTGGTGCAGCTGCCTTTGCCCAAACATATCGACGAGGATCTGGTCATCAACTCGATTGACCCGACCAAGGATGTGGACGGGTTTCATATCTCGAACGTGGGTCTGCTGGGAACTGGACAGAAAAGCATGGTGCCCTGCACGCCGCTGGGATGCCTCATGATGTTACGTCATCACCACGGCTCGCTTTCGGGTATGGATGCGGTCGTGATCGGGCGCAGCAATATCGTGGGCAAGCCGATGGCGCAGCTACTGCTGGGTGACAGCTGCACAGTGACCATCGCGCACTCGCGCACCAAGGATCTGGCCGATGTGGTGCGCCGCGCCGATATCGTTGTCGCCGCAGTCGGTCGACCCGAAATGGTGCCGGGCGACTGGATCAAGGAAGGCGCCACCGTCATCGACGTGGGCATCAACCGGATCGAAAAGGACGACGGCAAGACCAAGCTGGTCGGCGACGTCGATTACGAAAGCTGCGCCGCACGCGCCGGTGCGATCACGCCTGTGCCCGGTGGCGTCGGACCGATGACCATCGCCTGCCTGCTGGCCAACACGCTGACGGCCACCTGCCGCGCGAACGGTCTGGAAGAGCCCGAGGGCCTGACTGTTTAA
- the pdeM gene encoding ligase-associated DNA damage response endonuclease PdeM produces MTTTYPFTLAGARLIALPTGALYWPDENLLCVSDLHLGKSERRTRLGSAALPPYETRDTLARLETDLRFTGAKTVICLGDSFDDNAAADGLMDADKLWIMTLQSGRRWVWVEGNHDPGPVDLGGTHLAELPIPPLTFRHIARPGASGELSGHFHPKAKVKTRGRSLSRPAFLIDTDRVILPAYGTYTGGLRSDNPALTSLMRAEAVAVLTGGIARPIPMPR; encoded by the coding sequence ATGACCACCACTTACCCCTTCACCCTCGCCGGCGCCCGCCTGATTGCCCTGCCTACCGGCGCGCTTTATTGGCCCGACGAGAACCTTCTCTGCGTTTCCGACCTGCATCTCGGAAAATCCGAGCGCCGTACGCGCCTTGGCTCCGCCGCCCTGCCCCCATACGAGACGCGTGATACCCTCGCCCGACTGGAAACCGACCTCAGGTTTACCGGCGCCAAGACTGTCATTTGCCTCGGTGATAGCTTCGATGACAATGCGGCGGCGGATGGCTTGATGGACGCGGACAAGCTCTGGATAATGACCCTCCAATCGGGTCGCCGTTGGGTCTGGGTCGAAGGCAATCACGATCCGGGCCCGGTCGATTTGGGCGGCACGCACCTGGCGGAGTTACCCATCCCTCCGCTCACCTTCCGTCACATCGCGCGCCCCGGCGCCAGTGGCGAGTTGTCGGGTCATTTCCACCCCAAGGCAAAAGTAAAAACGCGGGGCCGCAGCCTCAGCCGCCCCGCGTTCCTGATCGATACCGATCGTGTGATTTTGCCCGCCTATGGCACCTATACCGGCGGGCTGCGCAGCGACAATCCCGCGCTTACCAGCCTGATGCGCGCCGAGGCGGTGGCAGTGCTGACTGGCGGCATTGCTCGCCCCATCCCGATGCCGCGTTAA